In Aythya fuligula isolate bAytFul2 chromosome 27, bAytFul2.pri, whole genome shotgun sequence, a single window of DNA contains:
- the AP3M2 gene encoding AP-3 complex subunit mu-2 produces MIHSLFLINAAGDIFLEKHWKSAVSRSVCDYFFEAQERASEAENVPPVIATPHHCLLSVYRHKIFFVAVIQSEVPPLFVIEFLHRVVDTFQDYFGVCSEVMIKDNVVVVYEVLEEMLDNGFPLATESNILKELIKPPTILRTVVNTITGSTNVGDQLPTGQLSVVPWRRTGVKYTNNEAYFDVIEEIDAIIDKSGSTITAEIQGVIDACVKLTGMPDLTLSFMNPRLLDDVSFHPCVRFKRWESERILSFIPPDGNFRLLSYHVSAQNLVAIPVYVKHNISFRDSSSLGRFEITVGPKQTMGKTIEGVMVTSQMPKGVLNMSLTPSQGTHIFDPVTKLLSWDVGKINPQKLPSLKGSMNLQAGTSKPDENPTINLQFKIQQLAISGLKVNRLDMYGEKYKPFKGIKYMTKAGKFQVRT; encoded by the exons ATGATCCACAGCCTGTTCCTGATCAACGCCGCGGGGGACATCTTCCTGGAGAAGCACTGGAAGAGCGCCGTCAGCCGCTCCGTCTGCGACTACTTCTTCGAGGCGCAGGAGAGGGCCTCGGAGGCGGAGAACGTGCCGCCGGTGATCGCCACGCCGCACCACTGCCTGCTCAGCGTCTACCGCCACAAGATCTTCTTCGTGGCCGTCATCCAGAGCGAGGTGCCGCCGCTCTTCGTCATCGAGTTCCTGCACCGCGTCGTCGACACCTTCCAG GATTACTTTGGTGTCTGTTCAGAGGTGATGATCAAGGACAATGTTGTAGTGGTTTATGAGGTGCTGGAAGAGATGCTGGACAATGGCTTTCCATTGGCAACAGAATCCAATATTCTCAAGGAACTGATAAAACCTCCAACAATCCTGCGAACAGTTGTCAACACCATCACAG GAAGCACTAATGTGGGTGACCAGCTTCCTACTGGACAGCTATCAGTGGTGCCTTGGAGACGTACTGGTGTAAAATATACCAACAATGAGGCATATTTTGATGTGATTGAGGAAATAGATGCAATCATTGACAAATCAG GTTCCACAATTACTGCTGAAATCCAAGGGGTGATTGATGCTTGTGTCAAGCTGACTGGGATGCCAGACCTTACCCTTTCCTTTATG aaccCTCGGTTGTTGGATGATGTCAGCTTTCATCCATGTGTACGGTTTAAGCGCTGGGAGTCAGAGAGAATACTCTCCTTTATTCCTCCTGATGGAAATTTTCGCTTGCTGTCATACCATGTCAGTGCTCAGAA TCTTGTGGCAATTCCTGTCTATGTTAAACACAACATCAGTTTCCGTGATAGCAGCTCACTGGGACGCTTTGAAATCACAGTGGGGCCAAAGCAGACTATGGGAAAGACTATAGAGGGAGTGATGGTCACTAGCCAGATGCCAAAAGGTGTCTTAAATATGAGCCTCACACCCTCACAAGGAACACACATCTTTGACCCAGTTACAAAG TTGCTCTCATGGGATGTGGGGAAAATAAACCCCCAGAAGCTGCCAAGTCTGAAGGGAAGCATGAATCTGCAAGCTGGGACATCAAAACCCGATGAAAATCCAACTATTAACCTGCAGtttaaaattcagcagctgGCTATATCTG gACTGAAGGTGAATCGCTTGGACATGTATGGGGAGAAGTACAAGCCCTTCAAGGGGATAAAATACATGACTAAGGCTGGCAAGTTCCAAGTCCGAACTTAA
- the PLAT gene encoding LOW QUALITY PROTEIN: tissue-type plasminogen activator (The sequence of the model RefSeq protein was modified relative to this genomic sequence to represent the inferred CDS: inserted 2 bases in 2 codons), whose translation MMWKTLQYLLLLMGAITITQCQGWHMRYKRGARSRAICTDYSSGEIYQHKGSWLRLSRSRIEYCRCDSGRSRCHTVPIRACTRNKCYNGGQCSQAYYSPQLFVCQCHQGFSGKQCEIDTEVKCYKDAGVTYRGTWSRTESGVECLNWNIDGLMDQTYSGQRKDAAELGLGNHNYCRNPDEDSRPWCYIYKGGKYIWEYCSVPSCSKVGNNNCKTGRGTXYRGSHSVTSSGATCLRWNSQLIVSKLYTAWRRDAYQLGLGSHNFCRNPDNDNKPWCHVLKGNQLTWEYCNVPTCSTCGTRQHRVHQYRIKFGSRADIEAHPWQAAIFVKYRRVPGEHFXCGGILISSCWVWSAAHCFEEGFSTDQLKIVLGRTSRTTPEENEQNFQVKNYIVHQRFDSENYDNDIALLQLKSDTKDCAIETDTVRAACLPTPNLQLPDWTECEISGYGRNEEFSPFYSEHLKEGHVRLFPANRCTAQHLDNRTVTDNMICAGDTRNLDDACKGDSGGPLVCMKDDRMHLIGIISWGIGCGRKDIPGVYTNVNRYLDWIQNNMKS comes from the exons ATGATGTGGAAAACACTCCAATATCTCCTCCTGCTGATGGGAGCAATCACAATTACTCAGTGCCAG GGCTGGCACATGCGTTACAAACGGGGAGCCAGATCTAGAG CCATTTGCACAGACTATTCATCTGGAGAAATTTACCAGCACAAGGGGAGCTGGCTGAGGCTCTCAAGGAGCCGAATAGAGTACTGTAGGTGCGACAGCGGTCGGAGTCGCTGCCACACTGTTCCCATCAGAG CCTGCACTAGAAATAAATGCTACAATGGGGGCCAGTGTTCACAGGCATATTACTCCCCACAGCTCTTCGTCTGCCAGTGTCACCAAGGTTTCTCTGGGAAGCAGTGCGAAATAG ATACTGAAGTTAAGTGCTACAAAGATGCTGGAGTAACATACAGGGGCACGTGGAGCAGGACAGAGAGTGGAGTTGAATGCTTGAATTGGAATATTGATGGTTTGATGGACCAGACGTACAGCGGCCAAAGAAAggatgctgctgagctgggattGGGTAATCACAACTATTGCAG AAACCCAGATGAAGACTCCAGACCCTGGTGCTATATCTATAAAGGGGGAAAGTACATCTGGGAATACTGCAGTGTACCCTCCTGTTCAAAAG TTGGGAACAACAACTGCAAAACTGGAAGAGGCA GTTACCGAGGCAGTCACAGTGTTACCAGTTCTGGAGCTACCTGTCTGAGGTGGAATTCTCAACTCATTGTTAGCAAGCTATATACTGCATGGAGAAGAGATGCTTACCAGCTAGGCCTTGGCAGTCACAATTTCTGCCG gaatCCTGACAATGACAACAAGCCCTGGTGCCACGTACTGAAAGGAAATCAGCTCACATGGGAGTACTGTAACGTGCCTACCTGTT CCACCTGTGGCACACGGCAGCATAGAGTACACCAGTACCGCATAAAATTTGGCTCCCGTGCAGACATTGAAGCTCACCCATGGCAAGCTGCCATCTTTGTGAAGTATCGCCGAGTACCTGGAGAGCACT CTTGTGGAGGAATTCTGATCAGTTCCTGCTGGGTTTGGTCAGCTGCTCACTGCTTCGAGGAAGG ctttagtACTGATCAGCTGAAGATTGTGCTGGGCAGGACTTCACGAACAACTCCTGAGGAAAATGAACAGAACTTTCAAGTGAAGAACTACATTGTGCATCAGAGATTTGACTCCGAAAATTATGACAATGACATTG ctctgctgcagttgAAATCTGATACAAAAGACTGTGCTATTGAAACAGACACTGTCCGTGCTGCCTGCCTCCCAACACCAAACTTGCAGCTGCCTGACTGGACTGAATGCGAGATCTCTGGTTATGGCAGAAATGAAGAAT TTTCTCCCTTCTATTCAGAGCACCTGAAAGAAGGGCACGTCAGACTATTTCCAGCTAATCggtgcacagcacagcatctAGACAACCGGACAGTTACAGACAATATGATATGTGCAGGAGACACGAGGAACCTTGACGACGCCTGCAAG GGTGACTCTGGAGGGCCTCTGGTCTGCATGAAGGATGATCGAATGCATCTAATTGGAATCATCAGCTGGGGAATAGGTTGTGGTCGCAAAGACATACCTGGCGTTTATACAAATGTGAATCGTTATCTTGACTGGATTCAGAACAACATGAaatcctga